The nucleotide window AGGCACACCAAACAATCAATCTGCCGCGAGAGCGCGTTCGAAACGGCTACATCGGTCATATTTAAGACCCGCTCGCCCATCGGCATCTTGTGGGGCTTATCCCGACTCGTCCCCAGGAGAGTTCCTCCCAAGGTTAAAATCCCGGATACCGCCACATTCTCCAGAGGCAGAAATCGATTCTCGACCAACCCCCGAAATCCATCCGGAATCCCGAGCACCCGAATTCCGTGCTTCATCGCCGACTTCGCCACTCCACGGATCGCCGCATTCAAACCCGGACAATCCCCTCCTGACGTCAAAATTCCAATGCAACGCGTCTTTCGTTTTGCAGCCATGCCTAAATTCAATCCTCTCCCCCTGGAAATGGCAAGGCAGACTCACCAACTTGCATCGCGTCAATCATTTTTAGCCAGACTACTTATCGCAGTGATCTCCCACCCTCGACTGCGTAACTCTTTCGGATCCTGGCCATCTCCAAATCCCCGTAAGCTGTTGTTTCCCAAAAAGAAAGGCCGATGAGCGAATGCCCATCGACCTTTCGGAAAGAGACTCTGTCGAGACTAGTATTTGTAGTGCTCGGGCTTGTAAGGGCCGCCTACTTTGACACCGATATATTCGGCCTGCTCTTCGGAAAGAACCGTGAGCTTGGCTCCGATCTTTTCGAGGTGCAGTCGGGCAACTTCTTCGTCGAGATGCTTGGGAAGGATGTAGACGCCGGGAGTGTATTTTTCGACGTTCTTCCAAAGCTCGACTTGAGCCAGAACCTGATTGGCAAACGAGTTCGACATCACGAAGGATGGGTGACCCGTCGCACAACCGAGGTTGACGAGGCGACCTTCAGCGAGAACAAAGATCGAGTGTCCATCCGGGAAAGTCCACTGATCGACCTGCGGCTTCACGTTCATCAACTTCACCCCTTCGGCATTCTCCAGCTTCTCCATCTGGATTTCGTTGTCGAAGTGACCGATGTTACAAACGATGGCTTGGTCCTTCATCTTCTCCATGTGAGCGAAGGTGATGATGTCCTTGTTGCCGGTCGTGGTTACGTAGATGTCCGCCGTGCCAAGGGTATCCTCGACCGGGGCGATCTTGTAGCCTTCCATTGCGGCTTGCAGGGCGCAGATCGGGTCGACTTCAGTGACGACCACTTGCGCACCCATGCCACGGAGAGCTTGGGCGCAACCCTTGCCGACATCACCGTAACCGCAAACAACCGCAACTTTACCAGCGATCATCACGTCGGTCGCACGCTTGATCCCGTCAATGAGGGATTCACGGCAGCCGTAAAGGTTGTCGAATTTCGACTTCGTCACGGAGTCATTCACGTTGATGGCGGGAACGAGCAGCTTGCCCTTCTCGTGCATCTGATAGAGGCGGTGAACTCCTGTCGTGGTTTCCTCAGAGACGCCCTTCCAGTCATTGACGACATTGTGCCAGTGGATCGGATCTTCGCTCTTTACCTTCTTGAGAAGGTTCTTGATCACACCTTCTTCCTTCGAAGAGGCGGGCTGATTTACCCAGTCATCGCCGTCTTCCAGGTCGTATCCTTTGTGGATCAGCAGAGTCGCGTCTCCACCGTCATCGACGATGAGATTCGGGCCCTTGCCATCCGGCCAAGTCAGAGCTTGGTAAGTGCACCACCAGTATTCTTCCAGAGTTTCGCCCTTCCAGGCAAACACTGGAACGCCGGAGGCAGCGATCGCCGCGGCGGCGTGATCCTGAGTGGAGAAAATGTTGCAGCTGGCCCAGCGAACGTCCGCGCCCAGATCGACGAGGGTGTCGATGAGGACTGCCGTCTGAATCGTCATGTGGAGCGATCCGCTGATGCGAACGCCGGCAAGTGGCTTACCCGCAGCGTGTTTCTCGCGGATGGCCATGAGCCCCGGCATTTCTTTCTCGGCAATGGTGATTTCACGCCGGCCAAAATCGGCGAGGCCTAAGTCAGCGACTTTGTAGTCGGTAGTGGTTTCCGTTTGAGTAGCCATAATAATTGTCTCGGTTTGTGGTAAAATCAGACCGCAGCTTGCAGGTCTTCGACCTTGTTCGTCTGCTCCCAGGGAAGATCCGACTTCCCGAAGTGTCCGTAGTGAGTCGATCCACGATAGATCGGATGTAAGAGATCAAGCTGGGCAACGATGTCCGCAGGCTTGAAGCTGAAGACCTTCTTCGCCGCTTCGGCGATCAATGCGTCGGTCAGGCCTTCCTTGCCGGAGCCAAAGGTATCGACGTGAACGCTGGTTGGATGCGGGT belongs to Puniceicoccus vermicola and includes:
- the ahcY gene encoding adenosylhomocysteinase, producing the protein MATQTETTTDYKVADLGLADFGRREITIAEKEMPGLMAIREKHAAGKPLAGVRISGSLHMTIQTAVLIDTLVDLGADVRWASCNIFSTQDHAAAAIAASGVPVFAWKGETLEEYWWCTYQALTWPDGKGPNLIVDDGGDATLLIHKGYDLEDGDDWVNQPASSKEEGVIKNLLKKVKSEDPIHWHNVVNDWKGVSEETTTGVHRLYQMHEKGKLLVPAINVNDSVTKSKFDNLYGCRESLIDGIKRATDVMIAGKVAVVCGYGDVGKGCAQALRGMGAQVVVTEVDPICALQAAMEGYKIAPVEDTLGTADIYVTTTGNKDIITFAHMEKMKDQAIVCNIGHFDNEIQMEKLENAEGVKLMNVKPQVDQWTFPDGHSIFVLAEGRLVNLGCATGHPSFVMSNSFANQVLAQVELWKNVEKYTPGVYILPKHLDEEVARLHLEKIGAKLTVLSEEQAEYIGVKVGGPYKPEHYKY